In the genome of Arcobacter sp. CECT 8983, one region contains:
- the gabT gene encoding 4-aminobutyrate--2-oxoglutarate transaminase, whose amino-acid sequence MNNKDLQNRKNKVFARGQGNAYPVYVEKAKNAELWDVEGNRFIDFGTGIAVCNTGHSHPKIVEAVKSQIEKFSHTCVMVNPYEVAVELAEKLTKLAPGETEKKAIFVTTGAEAVENCVKIARAHTGRRGIVAFNGGFHGRTNMTMALTGKTMPYKKGFGPFPAEIYHLPYPTQFNGTSVKDTLVALKNLFKVDILPEDIAAIIIEPIQGEGGFYQTPVELLQELRRICDEHGIILIIDEIQTGFARTGKMFNIEYAGIEPDLMTMAKGIAGGYPLSAVVGKAEIMDSPIPGGLGGTYGGSPVGCAAGLAVLEVIEEEDLINRANQIGDIFNKRLNELKAKFPELISDVRNQGAMIALELMVDGDAEKPNVELTKAITANAQKAGLILLSCGFNSNVIRFLPALTMSDEIANEGLDKFDELFTSLAK is encoded by the coding sequence ATGAACAACAAAGACTTACAAAATAGAAAAAATAAAGTTTTTGCAAGAGGACAAGGTAATGCTTATCCAGTATATGTAGAAAAAGCAAAAAATGCAGAATTATGGGATGTTGAAGGAAATAGATTTATTGATTTTGGAACTGGAATCGCTGTATGTAATACAGGACATAGCCATCCAAAAATTGTTGAAGCTGTTAAATCTCAAATTGAAAAATTCAGTCACACTTGCGTTATGGTTAATCCATACGAAGTTGCAGTTGAATTAGCTGAAAAACTTACTAAACTAGCTCCTGGTGAAACTGAAAAAAAAGCTATCTTTGTTACAACTGGTGCTGAAGCTGTTGAAAACTGTGTAAAAATTGCAAGAGCACATACTGGAAGAAGAGGTATTGTTGCATTTAATGGTGGTTTTCATGGTAGAACTAATATGACAATGGCTCTTACTGGAAAAACAATGCCTTATAAAAAAGGATTTGGACCATTCCCTGCTGAGATATATCACTTACCATATCCAACACAATTTAATGGAACTAGTGTTAAAGATACTTTAGTTGCATTAAAAAATCTATTTAAAGTAGATATTTTACCTGAAGATATTGCAGCGATTATTATTGAACCAATTCAAGGAGAAGGTGGTTTCTATCAAACTCCAGTAGAATTATTACAAGAGCTTAGAAGAATCTGTGATGAACATGGAATTATATTAATTATAGATGAAATCCAAACTGGATTTGCTAGAACAGGTAAAATGTTTAACATCGAATATGCTGGTATTGAGCCAGATTTAATGACAATGGCAAAAGGTATTGCAGGTGGTTACCCATTATCAGCAGTTGTTGGTAAAGCAGAAATCATGGATTCACCAATTCCTGGTGGATTAGGTGGAACTTATGGTGGTTCACCTGTTGGTTGTGCAGCAGGATTAGCTGTTTTAGAAGTAATTGAAGAAGAAGATTTAATCAATAGAGCAAATCAAATTGGAGATATCTTTAACAAAAGACTAAATGAACTTAAAGCTAAATTCCCAGAGTTAATCTCTGATGTTAGAAACCAAGGTGCAATGATAGCATTGGAGCTAATGGTTGATGGTGATGCTGAAAAACCAAATGTAGAATTAACAAAAGCTATAACTGCAAATGCACAAAAAGCAGGCTTAATTTTATTATCTTGTGGATTTAATAGTAATGTAATTAGATTCC
- a CDS encoding hybrid sensor histidine kinase/response regulator, whose translation MIDNQILKNKTILYAEDESIIQDGVTETLNLFGLNVICAENGEEALSLFKNSENKIDLILTDIKMPRLDGLGFIKKVREVNNDIPVIITTAHQETNYLMQSIELNISAYILKPINIYKLEEILIKAIEPSVLKEQLIEKNKKLEIEIKKNKEKQKIMEAQSRFAAMGEMISMIAHQWRQPLASIGTASFNLKYKLNSEKYDLTTQKGRDEQTDFFSKKLDEIEFYVQNLTTTIDDFRNFYRTDKKLSKTCIENPIKNSLKILQKDLQTNNISINLDLKSKKLINIYENEITHVFLNIIKNAADKFLEKQIVDAEIKIITSDLEDKVKVEIIDNGGIIEKENLDIIFEPYYSTKKEKNGTGIGLYMSKTIIENNHDGKIVVENTNDGVCFSIILDCMI comes from the coding sequence GAAGATGAATCAATAATTCAAGATGGAGTTACTGAAACTCTAAATCTTTTTGGACTAAATGTTATTTGTGCAGAAAATGGAGAAGAAGCTTTATCACTTTTTAAAAATAGTGAAAATAAAATTGATCTTATATTAACTGATATTAAAATGCCAAGATTAGATGGACTAGGTTTCATTAAAAAAGTTAGAGAAGTAAATAATGATATACCTGTTATCATAACAACTGCACATCAAGAAACAAACTATCTTATGCAATCAATCGAATTAAATATTAGTGCTTATATATTAAAACCAATCAATATATATAAATTAGAAGAAATATTAATAAAAGCAATAGAACCTAGTGTGCTAAAAGAACAACTTATAGAAAAAAACAAAAAACTAGAAATAGAAATAAAGAAAAACAAAGAAAAACAAAAAATCATGGAAGCTCAATCTAGATTTGCAGCAATGGGTGAAATGATAAGTATGATTGCACACCAATGGAGACAACCTCTTGCCTCAATTGGTACAGCCTCTTTTAATTTAAAATATAAACTAAATTCTGAAAAGTATGATTTAACAACACAAAAAGGAAGAGATGAACAAACAGATTTTTTTAGTAAAAAATTAGATGAAATTGAATTTTATGTACAAAATCTTACAACTACTATAGATGATTTTAGAAACTTCTATAGAACTGATAAAAAACTTAGTAAAACATGTATTGAAAATCCAATAAAAAATAGTTTAAAGATTTTGCAAAAAGATTTACAAACAAATAATATTAGTATTAACTTAGATTTAAAAAGTAAAAAACTAATTAACATATATGAAAATGAGATTACCCATGTCTTTTTAAATATAATAAAAAACGCTGCAGATAAATTTCTTGAAAAACAAATAGTTGATGCAGAAATTAAAATAATAACATCTGACTTAGAAGATAAAGTAAAAGTTGAAATTATAGATAATGGAGGAATTATCGAAAAAGAAAATTTAGATATTATATTTGAGCCTTATTATTCAACAAAAAAAGAAAAAAATGGTACGGGAATAGGTCTTTATATGTCTAAAACTATAATTGAAAACAATCATGATGGAAAAATAGTTGTTGAAAATACAAATGATGGGGTTTGCTTTTCAATAATTTTAGATTGTATGATATAA
- a CDS encoding FMN-binding glutamate synthase family protein, protein MEIWIITLISFVSLIFIWYVHDKYVQRKHQILVNYPIIGRLRFVFQEFREPFRQYFGDEKFYESMDKLDWVYGASKDKINFTSFSPSQPLPKPKFMFRHANIVLNDDEVEDDFTVVFGENQKKPFISSSIIGRGPMSDGSISPEGTRAFVTGSKLGNFPINSGEGGLTSNFFVTHNNYDPKYITEKRGNKFQHTIFRLAKFFFNLPVSVDFYRKLIFKKNQLGDTYVFNEEKECFYRPNWDVSLENFPSDVPDDMPDIILQISSGLYGVRDKEGNFDFERYKKQMSFCRMTEIKIAQGAKQTGGKLIAKKVTPSIAYYRNIEAYKDAFSPNRFPYGNTLEELFDFIGKLQKASNKPVGIKIVISDDTNIVPIAKEIKRRSQLGLPYPDYISLDGGSGGSATAPRDMMERIGMDIRDALYLVNKVLTDYGVRDLVKISASGKILTPDDIIIILSLGADFIQIARGFMMSAGCIRARYCSGSTKHQCPVGLATQDIKKRKHYFVKKHSEHVKNYHDNILKSLKSLLAVMGLKSFKELDKEKLIFLDKDSLIYDDMDELFKRRIFNRINSSL, encoded by the coding sequence ATGGAAATATGGATTATTACGTTAATATCTTTTGTTTCGTTAATATTTATATGGTATGTACATGACAAATATGTCCAAAGAAAACATCAAATACTTGTTAATTACCCAATTATAGGTAGATTAAGGTTTGTATTTCAAGAATTTAGAGAACCATTTAGACAATATTTTGGTGATGAAAAATTTTATGAATCTATGGATAAACTTGATTGGGTTTATGGTGCTTCAAAAGATAAAATAAACTTTACTTCTTTTTCTCCTTCTCAACCTCTACCAAAACCAAAATTTATGTTTAGACATGCAAACATCGTTTTAAATGATGATGAAGTTGAAGATGATTTTACAGTAGTTTTTGGAGAAAATCAAAAAAAACCTTTTATCTCTTCATCTATTATAGGAAGGGGTCCCATGAGTGATGGTTCTATTTCTCCAGAAGGAACTAGAGCCTTTGTAACAGGTTCTAAATTAGGAAACTTTCCTATCAACTCAGGAGAAGGTGGATTAACTTCTAATTTCTTTGTAACTCACAATAATTATGATCCTAAGTATATAACAGAAAAAAGAGGTAATAAATTTCAACATACTATTTTTAGACTTGCAAAGTTTTTCTTCAATCTTCCTGTTTCAGTAGATTTTTACAGAAAACTTATTTTTAAAAAGAATCAACTTGGAGACACTTATGTTTTCAATGAAGAAAAAGAGTGTTTTTATCGACCAAATTGGGATGTATCATTAGAAAATTTTCCAAGCGATGTACCTGATGATATGCCTGATATTATACTTCAAATAAGTTCTGGATTATACGGTGTACGAGATAAAGAAGGAAATTTTGATTTTGAGCGTTATAAAAAACAAATGAGTTTTTGTCGAATGACTGAAATAAAAATAGCTCAAGGTGCAAAACAAACAGGTGGAAAACTAATAGCTAAAAAAGTAACACCTTCAATTGCATATTATAGAAATATAGAAGCATATAAAGATGCCTTCTCACCAAATAGGTTTCCATATGGTAATACATTAGAAGAGCTTTTTGATTTTATTGGAAAGCTACAAAAAGCATCTAATAAACCAGTTGGAATAAAAATAGTTATTTCAGATGATACAAATATTGTACCTATAGCAAAAGAGATAAAAAGAAGATCACAACTAGGTTTACCCTACCCTGATTATATATCTTTAGATGGTGGAAGTGGAGGAAGTGCAACTGCTCCAAGAGACATGATGGAAAGAATTGGTATGGATATAAGGGATGCTTTATATCTTGTAAATAAAGTATTAACTGATTATGGAGTTAGAGATTTAGTAAAAATTAGTGCAAGTGGAAAGATTCTTACTCCTGATGATATTATCATAATACTCTCTTTAGGTGCAGATTTTATACAAATTGCAAGAGGTTTTATGATGAGTGCTGGATGTATAAGAGCTAGGTACTGTTCAGGTTCTACTAAACATCAGTGCCCTGTTGGTTTAGCCACTCAAGATATAAAAAAGCGTAAGCACTATTTTGTAAAAAAACACTCTGAACATGTAAAAAACTATCATGATAATATATTAAAAAGTTTAAAAAGTTTGCTTGCAGTTATGGGATTAAAGAGCTTTAAAGAGTTAGATAAAGAAAAACTAATATTTCTTGATAAAGACTCTTTAATTTATGATGATATGGATGAACTATTTAAAAGAAGGATTTTTAATAGAATAAATTCTTCCTTATAA
- a CDS encoding transporter substrate-binding domain-containing protein translates to MRYIFFVFLFLNTLFANNFELSEEEKDWIKNNEVKIGLSELYPLTYINKDNKMDGFVSDIFKLITKKYDIKTKAIKMNQSSIPLAIKENRIDIAPIVNNISIESSLGVYSSEILQIKKILFVKKENNSIHSIDDLKDKKVAVVNQLGTIQHIQNKYSFMKIERTNNMHESVRKLLKGEVDALIASPIIIQKYLEDNLIIDLKAIPLINFEPSKLFFFTSKNKPMLQSILEKGLNSISIREEKELFDKWFLKDLANLPIIFTKEEINYLDKKDHIRLCVDPDWMPYEKIENHKHIGIVADYMKEFEKKIGVKLKLIETKDWTQSLEYMKNKRCDILSFVMDIESRQGYMNFTEPYVTAPLVLVTKRNVSFVSDLKDLKDKKIGIQKNFAYNEIIRRKYPNLEIVDVAHLREGLKKVERGEIFGQVTTHLNVAYAFQEEFYGSLQISGKFDERWHLSVGVREDDPILLNIFEKVVNSISKETRQKIITKWVTIKYEKSIDYKLFWSVVSFLFFILLIILYTYILQRRYIRKLTGAKSKIETLNSTLEKKVHVRTRELELSNKKLKRKTQELENLNNTLDARIKEEINNRKKQEQLLIQQSKLAEMGEMISMIAHQWRQPLSALSTIIQNIHLRYSLNKLDKEYLDKQIILSTALTEKMSNTIDDFRNFFKPNKEKHLYSIKEAIHQTIFLIDDSFKSHSIKIENQISNDVMIYGFESELSQVLLNILTNSKDAFLEKNVENPYITIKTKRIKTHIKILISDNAGGVKESILDKIFEPYFTTKENYNGTGLGLYMSKIIIEQNMKGILNVKNIKDGVQFTIYIPIN, encoded by the coding sequence TTGAGATATATTTTTTTTGTTTTCTTATTTTTAAATACTTTATTTGCAAACAATTTTGAATTAAGCGAAGAAGAAAAAGATTGGATAAAAAACAATGAAGTAAAAATAGGTTTATCAGAGCTTTATCCCCTTACTTATATAAATAAAGATAATAAAATGGATGGCTTTGTTAGTGATATTTTTAAGCTTATAACAAAAAAATATGATATAAAAACAAAAGCTATAAAAATGAACCAATCTTCAATTCCCCTTGCTATAAAAGAGAATAGAATAGATATAGCTCCCATTGTAAACAATATTAGTATAGAAAGTAGTTTAGGAGTATACTCTTCTGAGATTTTACAGATAAAAAAGATTTTATTCGTAAAAAAAGAGAATAACTCTATACACTCAATAGATGATTTAAAAGATAAAAAAGTTGCTGTAGTAAATCAGTTAGGTACTATACAACATATACAAAATAAATACTCTTTTATGAAAATAGAAAGAACAAACAATATGCATGAGTCTGTTCGAAAATTACTTAAAGGAGAAGTTGATGCTTTAATTGCCTCTCCTATTATTATTCAAAAATACTTAGAAGATAACTTAATTATTGACTTAAAGGCTATACCTCTTATTAACTTTGAACCATCAAAACTATTCTTTTTTACAAGTAAAAATAAACCAATGCTTCAATCTATTTTAGAAAAAGGCTTAAATTCAATATCAATAAGAGAAGAAAAAGAGCTCTTTGACAAATGGTTTTTAAAGGATCTTGCTAACTTACCCATTATTTTCACTAAAGAAGAGATAAACTATTTAGACAAAAAAGATCATATACGATTATGTGTTGACCCAGATTGGATGCCTTATGAAAAGATTGAAAATCATAAACATATAGGTATAGTTGCTGATTATATGAAAGAGTTTGAAAAGAAAATTGGAGTAAAACTAAAACTTATTGAGACAAAAGATTGGACACAATCTTTAGAATACATGAAAAATAAAAGATGCGATATTCTTTCTTTTGTTATGGATATAGAATCTAGACAAGGATATATGAATTTTACTGAGCCTTATGTTACTGCTCCATTAGTATTAGTAACTAAAAGAAATGTAAGCTTTGTAAGTGACTTAAAAGATTTAAAAGATAAGAAAATAGGTATCCAAAAAAACTTTGCTTATAATGAAATCATAAGAAGAAAATACCCAAATTTAGAAATTGTTGACGTGGCACATTTAAGAGAAGGATTAAAAAAAGTTGAAAGAGGAGAAATCTTTGGACAAGTTACTACTCATCTAAATGTAGCCTATGCCTTTCAAGAAGAGTTTTATGGAAGTTTACAAATATCAGGTAAGTTTGATGAACGATGGCATCTATCAGTAGGAGTAAGAGAAGATGACCCTATTCTTTTAAATATTTTTGAAAAAGTTGTAAACTCTATAAGTAAAGAAACTAGACAAAAAATCATTACTAAGTGGGTAACTATAAAATATGAAAAAAGTATAGACTATAAACTTTTTTGGAGTGTTGTAAGCTTTTTATTTTTTATTTTATTAATAATATTATATACCTATATTCTACAACGTAGATATATTAGAAAGCTTACTGGTGCAAAATCAAAAATTGAAACTTTAAATAGTACCTTAGAAAAGAAAGTACATGTAAGAACAAGAGAGCTTGAGCTTTCAAATAAAAAATTAAAACGAAAAACCCAAGAATTAGAAAACCTTAATAATACACTAGATGCAAGAATAAAAGAAGAAATAAACAATAGAAAAAAGCAAGAGCAATTATTAATACAACAATCAAAGCTAGCAGAAATGGGTGAAATGATAAGTATGATTGCCCACCAATGGAGACAACCTTTAAGTGCTTTAAGTACTATTATACAAAATATTCATTTGCGTTACTCTTTGAATAAACTAGATAAAGAATATTTAGATAAACAGATAATTTTAAGTACTGCACTTACAGAAAAAATGTCAAATACAATAGATGATTTTAGAAATTTCTTTAAACCAAATAAAGAAAAACATCTTTATTCAATAAAAGAAGCAATTCATCAAACTATTTTTCTTATTGATGACAGTTTTAAAAGTCATAGTATTAAAATTGAAAATCAAATCTCTAATGATGTAATGATATATGGATTTGAAAGTGAACTTTCTCAAGTTTTACTAAATATACTTACAAACTCTAAAGATGCTTTTTTAGAAAAGAACGTTGAAAATCCTTATATTACTATTAAAACAAAACGTATAAAAACTCATATTAAAATCTTAATTTCTGATAATGCAGGAGGAGTTAAGGAATCTATTCTAGATAAAATATTTGAACCATATTTCACAACAAAAGAGAATTACAATGGTACAGGTCTTGGATTATATATGAGTAAGATTATTATAGAACAAAATATGAAAGGAATATTAAATGTTAAAAATATAAAAGATGGCGTACAATTCACAATATATATACCTATCAATTAA